Proteins from a genomic interval of Clostridium scatologenes:
- a CDS encoding phosphatidate cytidylyltransferase gives MNNRYIGAVILAPFLIFLFLGGIYLKFAVMLLSLLGMYEFYKVVEEKNINAISLIGYLLCILYYLSLNVEINLKFTFFTIIITVFILMCIPVLNLKYNFIDVSITIFAFLYIAVFFSFIVLVDNKPYGKYLVWLIFLASWLCDTFAYYTGKAFGKTKLCPKVSPKKTVEGSLGGVLGSTICCGAFGLVLNLKGINIPVYNFFIIGALCGSICQLGDLTASSIKRYVGVKDYSNLIPGHGGILDRFDSILFSSVVVYYYLTFAIAM, from the coding sequence GTGAATAATAGATATATTGGAGCAGTTATATTGGCACCTTTTCTTATATTTCTATTTTTAGGAGGAATATATTTAAAGTTTGCAGTTATGCTTTTATCTTTATTGGGAATGTATGAATTTTATAAAGTAGTTGAAGAAAAAAACATTAATGCTATAAGTTTAATAGGATATCTATTATGTATACTTTATTATTTGAGTTTAAATGTAGAGATTAATTTGAAGTTTACATTTTTTACTATTATAATAACTGTGTTTATTTTAATGTGTATACCTGTGTTGAATTTAAAATATAATTTTATAGATGTGTCTATAACTATATTTGCTTTCTTGTATATAGCTGTGTTTTTTAGTTTTATTGTATTAGTAGACAATAAGCCGTATGGAAAATATTTGGTGTGGCTTATATTCCTTGCTTCTTGGCTTTGTGATACTTTTGCTTATTACACAGGTAAGGCTTTTGGTAAAACAAAATTGTGTCCAAAAGTAAGTCCTAAGAAGACTGTAGAAGGTTCATTAGGCGGAGTTTTGGGAAGTACTATATGTTGTGGCGCATTTGGATTAGTACTTAATTTAAAAGGAATTAATATACCTGTGTATAATTTCTTTATTATTGGTGCACTTTGTGGTAGCATTTGTCAACTTGGAGATCTTACTGCATCATCAATAAAAAGATATGTGGGAGTAAAAGACTATAGTAATTTGATTCCTGGACATGGTGGAATACTAGATAGATTTGATAGCATATTATTCTCATCTGTTGTTGTATATTATTACCTAACATTTGCAATAGCAATGTAA
- a CDS encoding isoprenyl transferase encodes MDNIPKHIAIIMDGNGRWAKERKLPRTMGHKAGVEAIREIVKEASTLGVKYLTLYAFSTENWKRPSDEVNALMNLLIQYLKKEFKELDDNNVIINHIGDISKLPSACQKELIDAYNNTKNNTGLTLNLALNYGGRNEIIRAFNLIYEDIKLHKLSEKSIDETVISKYMYTSNMPDPDLIIRPSGEQRLSNFLLWQCAYSEFWYSNIKWPDFGKEDLHKAIYDYQNRDRRFGGVK; translated from the coding sequence ATGGACAATATTCCAAAACATATAGCTATAATAATGGATGGAAATGGAAGATGGGCAAAGGAAAGAAAACTTCCAAGAACTATGGGACATAAAGCAGGGGTAGAAGCTATAAGAGAAATTGTTAAAGAAGCAAGTACATTAGGAGTAAAGTATTTGACTTTGTATGCTTTTTCAACAGAAAATTGGAAAAGACCTTCGGATGAGGTTAATGCACTTATGAATTTACTTATTCAATACTTAAAAAAAGAATTTAAAGAATTAGATGATAATAACGTCATTATAAATCATATAGGAGACATATCAAAATTACCATCAGCTTGCCAAAAAGAATTAATCGATGCTTATAATAATACAAAAAATAATACTGGATTAACTTTAAATTTAGCTTTAAATTATGGTGGAAGAAATGAGATAATTCGTGCATTTAATCTTATATACGAAGATATAAAATTACATAAATTGAGTGAAAAATCAATAGATGAAACTGTTATATCAAAATATATGTATACTAGTAATATGCCTGATCCTGATTTAATAATAAGGCCAAGTGGTGAGCAGAGACTTAGCAACTTTTTATTATGGCAGTGCGCTTATTCAGAATTTTGGTATTCAAATATAAAATGGCCTGATTTTGGAAAAGAAGATTTGCATAAAGCAATATATGATTATCAAAATAGAGATAGAAGATTTGGAGGAGTAAAATAA
- the frr gene encoding ribosome recycling factor translates to MIKDIMKKADEKMNKTVEALKRELASMKAGRANPAMLDKIEAEYYGTMTPINQLANISVPEPRVLAIQPWDKGSFKAIEKAILKSDLGINPSSDGEMIRLVIAELTEETRKNIVKNIKKDGEDSKVAIRSIRRDCNDKIKAFKKESDISEDEIKKAEDEIQKKTDGFIKQIDKVVEAKEKEIMSL, encoded by the coding sequence ATGATAAAAGACATAATGAAAAAAGCAGATGAAAAAATGAATAAGACTGTTGAAGCCTTAAAAAGGGAATTAGCTTCTATGAAAGCAGGAAGAGCTAACCCTGCTATGCTAGATAAAATAGAAGCAGAGTATTATGGAACCATGACTCCAATAAATCAGCTTGCAAACATATCAGTTCCAGAACCAAGGGTACTTGCTATACAACCTTGGGATAAAGGATCATTTAAAGCTATTGAAAAAGCTATATTAAAGTCTGATTTAGGAATTAACCCGTCTAGTGATGGAGAAATGATTAGACTTGTTATTGCAGAACTTACAGAGGAAACAAGAAAGAATATTGTTAAAAATATAAAAAAAGATGGTGAAGATTCAAAAGTTGCTATTAGATCAATTAGAAGAGATTGTAATGATAAGATAAAGGCCTTTAAAAAAGAAAGTGATATATCAGAAGATGAAATTAAAAAGGCTGAAGATGAAATACAAAAAAAGACAGATGGTTTTATTAAGCAAATAGATAAAGTTGTGGAAGCTAAAGAAAAAGAAATTATGTCATTATAA
- the pyrH gene encoding UMP kinase, with amino-acid sequence MCKPKYKRVMLKLSGEALAADKGYGIDFDVTNKIAQEIKALVDMGVEVGAVVGAGNIWRGRSGEGMDRTTADYMGMLATCINALALQDSLENIGVNTRVQTAIEMREVAEPFIRRRAMRHLEKSRVVIFGAGTGNPYFSTDTAAALRAAEIEADVILLAKKVDGVYDKDPHQYSDAIKFNKLSYIEVLEKGLQVMDSTATSLCMDNDIPILVFGLDNPENIRKAILGEEIGTLVCKE; translated from the coding sequence ATGTGTAAGCCTAAATATAAGAGAGTAATGTTGAAACTTTCAGGAGAAGCTTTAGCGGCAGACAAGGGGTATGGAATAGACTTCGATGTTACTAATAAAATAGCTCAAGAGATAAAAGCTTTAGTGGATATGGGAGTAGAAGTGGGTGCTGTTGTAGGTGCAGGAAACATTTGGAGAGGAAGAAGCGGTGAAGGTATGGATAGAACCACTGCTGATTATATGGGAATGCTTGCTACATGCATAAATGCTTTGGCACTTCAAGATTCTCTTGAAAATATTGGAGTTAACACGAGGGTTCAAACAGCCATAGAAATGAGAGAAGTAGCAGAACCTTTTATAAGGAGAAGAGCTATGAGACATTTAGAGAAAAGCAGAGTAGTAATTTTTGGTGCTGGCACAGGAAATCCATATTTTTCAACAGATACTGCTGCAGCGTTGAGAGCGGCTGAGATAGAAGCAGATGTTATACTTCTAGCTAAAAAAGTAGATGGTGTTTATGACAAAGACCCTCATCAATATTCAGATGCTATAAAGTTTAATAAATTAAGTTACATAGAAGTATTAGAAAAAGGACTACAAGTCATGGATTCTACAGCAACATCGTTGTGTATGGATAATGACATTCCTATATTGGTATTTGGGTTAGATAATCCAGAGAATATAAGAAAAGCTATATTAGGTGAAGAAATTGGTACATTAGTTTGCAAAGAATAA
- the tsf gene encoding translation elongation factor Ts yields MITAQMVKELRERTGAGMMDCKKALNESNGDTEKAVEILREKGLAAAAKKSGRIAAEGLVKTFISEDGKLASIVEVNCETDFVSVNDAFVEFADNVAKQAANTNATTIESFLEEKYIANEEKTIQGAVTDLIAKLGENMAVRRFEKLSVENGVIESYIHGGGRIGVVVKLECEKDNEVLKEIAKDVAMQVAATNPLFLNKDSVDNESLEKEKEIYRVQALNEGKPEKIVEKMVMGRIQKYYKENCLVEQVWVKDSELTIQKYLQAKSKEVGAPITIASFVRFEKGEGIEKKEENFAEEVQKQIQGK; encoded by the coding sequence ATGATAACTGCACAGATGGTTAAAGAGTTAAGAGAAAGAACTGGAGCAGGCATGATGGACTGCAAAAAAGCTTTAAATGAATCTAATGGAGATACAGAAAAAGCTGTTGAAATATTAAGAGAAAAAGGTTTAGCAGCAGCTGCTAAAAAATCTGGAAGAATAGCGGCTGAAGGTTTAGTAAAAACTTTTATTTCAGAAGATGGAAAGCTTGCTTCAATAGTAGAAGTTAACTGTGAAACAGATTTCGTTTCAGTTAATGATGCTTTTGTAGAGTTTGCTGATAATGTTGCAAAACAAGCAGCTAATACAAATGCTACTACAATAGAAAGTTTCTTAGAAGAAAAATACATAGCAAATGAAGAAAAGACAATTCAAGGTGCTGTAACAGACTTAATAGCAAAACTTGGAGAAAATATGGCAGTAAGAAGATTTGAAAAACTTTCTGTTGAGAATGGAGTAATTGAAAGCTACATCCATGGTGGCGGAAGAATTGGAGTTGTTGTAAAACTTGAATGTGAAAAAGACAACGAAGTTTTAAAGGAAATTGCTAAGGATGTTGCTATGCAAGTTGCTGCAACAAATCCATTATTCTTAAATAAAGATTCAGTTGATAATGAATCTTTAGAAAAAGAAAAAGAAATCTACAGAGTTCAAGCATTAAATGAAGGAAAACCAGAAAAAATCGTTGAAAAAATGGTTATGGGAAGAATTCAAAAATACTATAAAGAAAATTGTTTAGTAGAACAGGTTTGGGTAAAGGATTCAGAACTTACTATTCAGAAATATCTTCAAGCAAAATCAAAAGAAGTTGGTGCTCCAATAACAATAGCTTCTTTTGTAAGATTTGAAAAAGGTGAAGGTATAGAAAAGAAAGAAGAAAATTTTGCTGAAGAAGTTCAGAAGCAGATACAGGGTAAATAG
- the rpsB gene encoding 30S ribosomal protein S2, producing the protein MSVISMKQLLEAGVHFGHQTRRWNPKMAPYIFTERNGIYIIDLQKTVKKVEEAYNFIRSVSEEGKDVLFVGTKKQAQEAIKEEAKRSGMHFVNNRWLGGMMTNFTTIKTRIGKLEELEKMEEDGTFEVLPKKEVIKLKNEKEKLEKNLGGIKEMNSGNVGALFIVDPRKEKNAILEAKILGIPVVAIVDTNCDPDEVDYVIPGNDDAIRAVKLITAKIADAIIEGRQGEQLAE; encoded by the coding sequence ATGTCAGTTATTTCAATGAAACAATTATTAGAAGCAGGTGTTCACTTTGGACATCAAACAAGAAGATGGAACCCTAAAATGGCTCCATACATATTCACAGAAAGAAACGGAATATACATTATAGACTTACAAAAAACAGTTAAAAAGGTTGAGGAAGCTTATAATTTTATAAGAAGCGTTTCAGAAGAAGGAAAAGATGTTCTATTTGTTGGAACTAAAAAACAAGCTCAAGAAGCTATTAAAGAAGAAGCAAAGAGATCAGGAATGCACTTTGTTAATAATAGATGGCTTGGTGGAATGATGACTAACTTTACAACAATCAAAACTAGAATTGGAAAGTTAGAAGAATTAGAAAAAATGGAAGAAGATGGAACTTTTGAAGTTCTTCCTAAAAAAGAAGTTATAAAGCTTAAGAACGAAAAAGAAAAATTAGAGAAAAACTTAGGCGGAATAAAAGAAATGAATTCTGGAAATGTAGGAGCATTATTTATTGTTGATCCAAGAAAAGAAAAAAATGCTATATTAGAAGCTAAAATTCTTGGAATTCCAGTAGTAGCTATAGTTGATACAAACTGTGATCCAGATGAAGTTGACTACGTAATACCAGGAAATGATGATGCAATTAGAGCTGTAAAATTAATAACAGCTAAAATAGCAGATGCTATTATAGAAGGAAGACAGGGAGAACAACTAGCTGAGTAA
- the codY gene encoding GTP-sensing pleiotropic transcriptional regulator CodY, with amino-acid sequence MTSLLNKTRMLNKILQKSGTEPVVFDDICNLLSEVLVCNVYIISRKGKVLGYNFSAGFECETVKEKVLNEMRFPEGYNNKLLNIHETLSNLTNNGICVYDESEPCAIKNKLTTIVPINGNRERLGTLMLARFDEDFTDEDLILSEYSATIIGLEILRAKHDEIEEEARKKAVVQLAIGTLSYSELEAVEHIFNELDGSEGLLVASKIADKVGITRSVIVNALRKFESAGVIESRSLGMKGTHIRILNEKLLDELKKIK; translated from the coding sequence ATGACATCATTGTTAAATAAAACAAGAATGTTAAATAAAATATTACAAAAATCAGGAACAGAGCCAGTTGTTTTTGATGATATATGTAACTTATTAAGTGAAGTATTAGTTTGTAATGTTTATATAATAAGCAGAAAAGGAAAAGTGCTTGGATATAACTTTTCAGCAGGTTTTGAATGTGAAACAGTTAAAGAGAAAGTTTTAAATGAAATGAGATTTCCAGAAGGATACAATAATAAATTACTTAATATTCATGAAACACTTTCAAATTTAACTAACAATGGTATTTGTGTTTATGATGAAAGTGAACCTTGTGCCATAAAAAATAAGCTGACAACCATAGTACCTATAAATGGAAATAGAGAGAGATTAGGTACATTGATGCTTGCAAGATTTGATGAAGACTTTACAGATGAAGATTTAATATTATCTGAGTATAGTGCTACCATCATAGGACTTGAAATACTAAGAGCTAAACATGATGAAATAGAAGAAGAAGCAAGAAAAAAAGCAGTAGTACAACTTGCAATTGGTACACTTTCTTATTCAGAATTAGAAGCTGTAGAACATATATTTAATGAATTAGATGGCAGTGAAGGATTACTTGTTGCTTCTAAGATAGCAGATAAAGTTGGTATTACTAGATCTGTAATAGTAAATGCACTAAGAAAATTTGAAAGTGCTGGAGTTATTGAATCAAGATCATTAGGTATGAAGGGAACACACATAAGAATACTTAATGAAAAGTTGTTAGATGAATTAAAGAAAATAAAATAG
- the topA gene encoding type I DNA topoisomerase: MGQKLVIVESPAKAKTIGKYLGKNYIVEASMGHVRDLPKSQLGVDIDNNYNPKYITIRGKGELLDKLKKEAKKSDKIYLATDPDREGEAISWHLSHVLKLDEDDKCRIEFHEITKNAIKSAIKEPRKINVDLVNAQQARRVLDRLVGYKISPILWRKVKWGLSAGRVQSVTLKMVCDREKEIENFVAKEYWTVECELAKNKTKKSFKVKLNTFNKKKIEIGTKEEVDKVIKELNDGEFIVKGIKKTSKNKNPLAPFTTSTLQQDAYKKLNFATKRTMSIAQQLYEGIDIKGYGTVGLITYMRTDSVRIADEAQEACKNFVSKSFGEDYVPKQYRTFKGKKNAQDAHEAIRPTNVEITPQIAKESLKDEQYKLYTLIWNRFVASQMSSCIMDVTSVSIENGGYLLKASGSLVKFDGFMKVYEYATEEEKEDINLPLLEEGELLQKKNIEGKQHFTQPPARYSEATVVKTLEEKGIGRPSTYAPIISTLLDRKYVEREKKTLKPTELGYIVNNIVSEYFKQIVDEEFTAEMEEKLDCVEEGKQNWNTVVNEFFTPLKDAIDIAEKEVAKVTIEDKVTDIKCEKCGRFMVIKHGRFGDFLACPGYPECKNTKAIVEELDVKCPKCGGNILIKRSKKGRKFYGCSNYPDCDFVSWLEPVSQKCSVCGSYMVKKHSKSKGDYLQCSNNECKNIEDIAENQSISENK; encoded by the coding sequence ATGGGACAAAAATTAGTTATAGTAGAATCACCAGCAAAAGCTAAGACTATAGGAAAATATTTAGGTAAAAACTATATAGTAGAAGCATCTATGGGACATGTAAGAGATCTTCCCAAGAGTCAATTGGGAGTTGATATAGATAATAATTATAATCCTAAATATATAACTATAAGAGGTAAAGGGGAGTTATTAGATAAATTAAAAAAGGAAGCCAAAAAAAGTGATAAAATATACCTTGCAACCGACCCTGATAGAGAAGGAGAGGCTATTTCATGGCATTTATCACATGTACTTAAATTAGATGAAGATGACAAATGTAGAATAGAATTTCATGAAATAACAAAAAATGCTATAAAAAGTGCTATAAAGGAACCAAGAAAAATAAATGTGGATTTAGTTAATGCACAACAAGCAAGAAGAGTTTTAGACAGATTAGTTGGATATAAGATAAGCCCAATTTTATGGAGAAAAGTAAAATGGGGATTAAGTGCAGGAAGAGTTCAATCTGTTACTTTAAAAATGGTATGTGATAGAGAAAAGGAAATAGAAAACTTTGTAGCAAAAGAATACTGGACTGTGGAATGTGAATTAGCTAAAAATAAAACTAAAAAATCTTTTAAAGTTAAGTTAAATACTTTTAATAAGAAAAAAATAGAAATAGGAACAAAAGAAGAAGTAGATAAAGTAATAAAAGAACTTAATGATGGAGAATTTATAGTAAAGGGTATTAAGAAAACATCAAAAAATAAGAATCCATTAGCGCCATTTACAACTAGTACTTTGCAGCAGGATGCTTATAAAAAGTTGAATTTTGCAACTAAAAGAACTATGTCAATAGCACAACAATTGTATGAAGGTATTGACATAAAGGGTTATGGTACAGTTGGTCTTATAACATATATGAGAACGGATTCAGTTAGAATAGCTGATGAAGCACAGGAAGCTTGTAAAAATTTTGTTAGTAAAAGTTTTGGTGAAGATTATGTACCAAAACAATACAGAACGTTTAAGGGAAAGAAAAATGCTCAAGATGCACATGAAGCAATAAGACCAACCAATGTAGAGATAACTCCACAAATTGCTAAAGAAAGCCTAAAAGATGAGCAATATAAATTGTATACATTAATATGGAATAGATTTGTGGCAAGTCAAATGTCATCTTGTATAATGGATGTTACATCTGTAAGCATAGAAAATGGTGGATATTTACTTAAGGCAAGTGGTTCTTTAGTTAAATTCGATGGATTTATGAAAGTATATGAATATGCAACAGAAGAAGAAAAAGAAGATATAAATTTACCTCTATTAGAAGAGGGTGAATTGCTTCAAAAAAAGAATATAGAAGGTAAACAACACTTCACCCAGCCACCGGCTAGGTATTCAGAAGCTACCGTTGTAAAAACTTTAGAAGAAAAAGGTATAGGAAGGCCTAGTACTTATGCTCCAATTATATCTACATTACTGGATAGAAAGTATGTAGAACGTGAAAAAAAGACTTTAAAACCAACAGAACTTGGCTATATAGTAAACAATATAGTTAGTGAGTATTTTAAACAGATAGTAGATGAAGAATTTACAGCAGAGATGGAAGAAAAGTTAGATTGTGTTGAAGAAGGAAAACAAAATTGGAATACAGTAGTAAATGAGTTTTTTACTCCACTAAAGGATGCTATAGACATAGCTGAAAAAGAAGTAGCTAAAGTTACTATAGAAGATAAAGTTACAGATATAAAATGTGAAAAGTGTGGAAGATTCATGGTTATAAAACATGGTAGATTTGGAGATTTTCTTGCATGCCCTGGTTATCCTGAGTGTAAAAACACTAAAGCAATAGTGGAGGAATTAGATGTAAAGTGTCCTAAATGTGGTGGAAATATTTTAATTAAGAGAAGTAAAAAAGGAAGAAAATTCTATGGATGCAGTAATTATCCAGACTGTGACTTTGTAAGTTGGCTTGAACCTGTTTCTCAAAAATGCTCTGTTTGTGGAAGTTATATGGTAAAAAAACATAGTAAGAGTAAAGGTGATTATTTGCAGTGTTCCAACAATGAATGCAAGAATATAGAAGATATAGCAGAGAATCAAAGCATTAGTGAAAATAAATAA
- a CDS encoding MBL fold metallo-hydrolase has translation MEKLTILGTGSAMVTKCYNTCFTLSNGKEHFLIDTGGGNTILSNLESTNISISNIHHVFISHSHNDHITGIIWIVRAVAQKILNESYENNLYIYAHKEVIKVIRTICDLLLQKKFTNFIDNRILFKEIENNSFLKILNWNVNFFDIGSNKHLQFGFNLNLENGKSLTFLGDEPYKDSLLKYAYKVDYLLHEAFCLYSERHIFKPYEKFHSTVKDACENASKLNVKNVILYHSEDTNLKNKKDLYIEEGIKFFSGNILVPNDLEIINL, from the coding sequence TTGGAAAAATTAACTATATTAGGTACAGGTTCTGCTATGGTCACAAAATGTTATAATACATGTTTTACTCTTTCAAATGGCAAGGAACATTTTCTAATAGATACTGGTGGTGGCAATACTATTCTATCCAATTTGGAAAGTACTAATATATCTATTAGCAATATTCATCATGTTTTTATATCTCATAGCCATAATGACCATATAACAGGTATTATTTGGATTGTAAGAGCTGTGGCTCAAAAAATTTTAAATGAAAGTTATGAAAATAATTTATATATATATGCTCATAAAGAAGTAATTAAAGTAATCCGAACTATTTGCGATTTACTTCTTCAAAAGAAATTTACAAACTTTATAGATAATAGAATCCTTTTTAAAGAAATAGAAAATAATAGTTTCTTAAAAATACTTAATTGGAATGTAAACTTTTTTGACATTGGAAGCAACAAACATTTACAATTTGGCTTCAATTTAAATTTAGAAAATGGAAAAAGTTTAACCTTTCTAGGTGATGAACCCTATAAAGATTCGCTTTTGAAATATGCTTATAAGGTTGACTACTTATTGCATGAAGCTTTTTGTTTATATTCTGAAAGGCATATATTCAAACCTTATGAAAAATTTCATTCAACGGTAAAAGATGCTTGTGAAAATGCCTCTAAATTAAATGTTAAAAACGTAATTTTATATCATTCTGAAGATACAAATCTTAAAAACAAAAAAGACCTTTATATAGAAGAAGGTATAAAATTTTTTAGCGGAAATATATTAGTACCCAACGATCTAGAAATAATAAATCTTTAA